A region of the Passer domesticus isolate bPasDom1 chromosome Z, bPasDom1.hap1, whole genome shotgun sequence genome:
TGCCTTCTCTTTATGTAAAAGATACTCACCACAGGCAAGTGAGAGCAAATGTGTCTGCCAGGTCAGGGCGTAGAACATGCCCCCAATGGCAATGCAGGCCAGGGCACAGTTGTAGTTGTGTAAGCCAAGGTAGATGCTGTCAAACGGGGATGCAatgctcagagctgcaggacaAAGGCGAGGCTGTGAGCTCAGGTATGAGGGGAACCTACGGGAGCAATCTGTCATCTCTTCCTCATAACACCAAGATGGGTTTCTCTGTTCTCACACATGCACACGCAGAAAAAGGAGGATGTCAAAGGAGGCTCATTATTTTGGAGGTCTGATAATGTCCCTGTGGTGGAATTTGGCCCAGTCTCAAAGGTTTAATTCAGACAAAACTTCCTGTGTATTCACTGAGTGTGTTATATCCACACACACAGGTGGAGGATCCAGCCATGGTGTGGGGAAACAGTCTCACCTGGACGTCCTCCTTGCAGAAAGCTGTGCTCACACACACTGTTTAAACCTCATATACACCTTAATTTTGAATATCAGAGGCACAACTGCACGTCTTTTGTGGGAGCAAGCAGAGTTTGCCATTTTTTCCTAGTGAGATATGGTCTAGTTACTAGAGATGGTCACTTCACCTGTGTAGTGGAAATTCTCCACGGGGATGGGAGCTGGGGGTCTGCCCCAAATTTGACCTCTGAGAAACTTCTCACAGGCTTCAGGAGTACCAATGAAAAGGAGAGCTCAATATGTAATGCACAGACAACTTTCCTGACACTAGCAATATTAATGCATTTCCTTCTGTATTGTCCTCATCTGTCCTCTGTTTTATCACTGTGCTTGTCCCCAGAAACTTTCCCCTGACCTTTCCCTTCTAGAATCAATATCTCACCTCTACAAGACTTGCCATATGCTCTTAGCCATACAAATTGTGGacagttttgtttaaaattatgAATGTAAGAGAACTACTTCATGTACTAAGTGCTTCAGAGCACAGAGAAATTTTTGGATTGCTGCCTTTTCCAAGGAATTAGATTACACTTATCATCtgtatttattaaaattggTCTCTTAAGAGGCATTAATATTGCCTAACCTCTAGGGTCTGTTTTGTGTCTCTCAAAATTGTTTCTCTCTGGTTAGTGGAGAAACAGGACATTTTTAGTGGCAttcattttgttattttggCAAATCCACAGTAGGGCTGAGCAAACTGCATCCCAGAAAAGTCTGTTTCTCTTCCTTGTCTGATTAGTTCTGAGGCAGACCTTTGCCTGTGGTCATCATTTAAAGAAATTGTGGTGGCAAGAAATCAGTTCTGAAAGTCTTTCTCTAGGTTTCCTCATGATCTCCATGGGATTTATCACACCCAGCTGCTAGAGAGTTAAGTAAGATGGAACAAAGCACCTGGCTGAGTTACAAATCTaacaaaaaaatgtgaaatttaaagaaaatctgCTTCTGTTCTTGTGTCCACTGTGTTGTGACCTTTAGTAAGAGCTTTCAAATTAGGAGACAGTTTGAAAGATGAGAGTGTTGTCCCAGCTACAGCCAAGCCGATGCAACTATAAAGTCTGGACAGAATCTGGGTTGGATGAAGATACCTTGGttgcaaaaataatttggtCGGTGTTTCTTACCTGCAAACATCCCCACAGCTGATCCAATTGCAGCATGCAAACAAATCAGTGGGGAGGAGATGAGCAGAGCCACAAGGAAAATGCCTCCAGTCCAGGGGTTTCCACAACCATACACTTGACCAATCCCAACTGGAATGGATTGTAAGAGCTGCAGCAGATGGCAGAAAAGGGCTTGTTATTTAATGTCTGTCTGTGCCCTGAGGGACACAGCAGATGTTTTGTCCAAGCTGTTGGCTGAAAAGGGAAGCAAGAAACCTTGGCTCTGTGTTGGAGTCTGAGCAcctcatagaatcccagaatggtttgaatTGGAAGACACCTTAGAGATCaccttgttccaccccctgtcttgggcagggacactttccaccattccaggttgctccaagccccatccatcctggccttggacactgccagggatccaggggcagccacagctgctctgggcaccctgtgccagggcctcaccactctcacagggaagagattttttttccccagtatctaatctaaactttCTCTCTTTCAAATTGAAGCCATTTCTCCTTGGGGGAAATGCCTTCAAAATCCCCCCAGCTGTAAGTCGTCTCCCTCCAAATTTCCTGCACAATCTCCCCTGGTATTGGAAAGCcttaggtcaccccaaagccatATTTTCCAGGCTGAATAAACCCAGCTTTCCAAATCTTTTCTTATAAAAGatgtgctccatccctctgatcacctagctgcctcctctgcactggctgcagcagctccacgtccttgtgctgctggagccagggctggggcagctctgcaggtggggtctcacctgagcccagggcacaggggcaggatcccccctgccctgctgcccacgctgggatcagcccagggcaggggggttcaggctggggcagctccagctctcaccccccgcacccccagctccttctcccagggctgctccctctgcccatccccagcctgggTTGATCCTGGGCTGTCCTGGCCCAGGTGCAGCTCCAGCACTTGGCCTTGTCAAACCTCGTGAGATTCCCCTGGGCCacttctccagcctgtccaggtccctctggatgccatCCCATCCTCCAGGTGTGTCAGCTGCACCTCTCAGCTTGGTGCCATCTGCAAATCCTCTGAGGGTGCCCTGGATCCCTCTGGCTGTGTCATTAATGGGGATATTCAATAACACTGGTGGCCAGATGGACACCTGAGGGACCACCTGGGAGTCATTGACCACAACCCTCTGGATCAATTATCCTGTTCTCCTTTGGGAAGGTGAGCCTCCAGAGCTAGAGCTAGACATGAGGGGACTGGGTATAAATGAGTTTCTGTCACTTTGAAATCCTGATGTTCCCTCTGAATTTTCATATTGCCACTGACAGTGTCGCTGATGTTTTTTTAACCCGGACAGGAGGAGGTCATATCCAGATGTGTGCTGGACGTACACTCAAGACAAGTTCTGGGACAACCCACATTTGAGGGGAATGAGAGGCTCAGGTTCTCTGCTCCCTGAGGCTCCACCAGCCTTTCTGCTGGATGAACCAGGACTGTCCCTGGGGATTCTGTGGCACTGAACGAACCCATGTACTTCTGTGAATTCTGACCCACGCAAAAGCGTCATCCAGAGGAGAACACCTTCATGCTCACCTTTTCAGTGAAATACCATAAACCTGCTGGTGTGAAGCTTACCAGTGGCACATTGATGTCAGACCAGGTGATATTGGGCACTGCAGCTACAGGTTTGATGAGGGTTGTGGGGAAGAAGGGGTTGTAgtgtcctgtggctgccagGTATAGGGTCACCACAATGTTGAAGGGCAGAGTGAAAACAGGAAGGTCCCATTTGCTGAAGATGGATCCCAAAGCACTGGACAGTACAGGGCTGAGAACAAGAGAAGAAATAGAATTATAACTTTCTCATCACAATTTATAGTGGTGAGACAGCCTGCTTCTTTGGTCACAAAATGATAATTTTGGCAAATAAAGGCCAATACAGTTCCTTGTAGCAAAACCAGGTGGTGAATGCCTTAATATCTTAATCTGCATCAAACAAAGAGTTGTCAAAAGCTCTTcatctttcttaaaaaaataatttcacatcCGTGTATGCATCCAATAAAGCATTTGAGCATGGACATAGACAGGCAATTTGACTTAATATTCAGTTTAATATTtgaacaaaaagcaaaaaaggaaatttttttaatgtcacgTGAAGAACTGGGGAGAACTTTAGATGGTCTAAAAAAGCTGCTGTCttggggaggcaggagggagttGGAAATTACccagtttgctttttttgttttgttttgttttgttcttgtttAAATGGTTTGAAGGGTATCAGGAGATGGGTCTGGAAGAGAAATAAAGCAGAAGAAGTGATCAAAGACAGTGGAAAATCTTCCATtaagaaagataaaaatatttactgtgtTGGACACTATTTTTGGGAACTATGAGGCCCAACAGAGTGTAAGATGAAATCACCACTGTAACAGAGCTGGGCTAGGTGTTGGTGCCAGACCTCACTCAGACCTTGACTAATGTAATTTTGTGCTGCCCAGGTACCATCTGAAATCATACACAGTTTACTGTAAACTGAGACTTGTTTTTAAGTAGCTTGATTGAAGATTTTTAGTATGCAAAGTATTTGGGGTGAGACTCAACCTAGAGTCAGAACACAAAAACCAGGTAAACTTTGAAATACCATGGCCCTTCCCAAAGTTCTTGGCTGTAGGACCTGGGATATAATTTTCATTTGATCTGCTTTCCTCAGGACATTTCCAGACTCCCCGATTTTCACTTGAAGTGTGTGTCCTGCATGAAGGACTTTATGGAAATATATTGGTAAGATATCTGATTTTTATGGGCCCCAGAATGctcaaggaaaagaagaaatggccAGTCCTTGGTGCAAAAAGTCAGTGTTCTCCTTCCAGCTGAGCTCTTCTGCTACAGGTGATCTGAATAGCTCTTATGGTCTACTCCAAGTAGCAGTGAACATTACagtttataaaaaaataaatttaaagacTTTAAGTTTTTCAAGGAACTGGATTTGAGCCCTAGAAGGTCATTAAGCTGGTTATAATAAAAAACAACTCCATCCAAGTTATTTGACATTTCAATAGCAACATCTTGTGTCCTGCTGTACAGATACTATCTGTGGGAAAAATGCTTTGTTCTCCCTGTGTAATCTCAGATGAAGCCTATTCTTTTTTTGACAAGTTTGGTTCCCAAAGGAGTTTACAGATTTCCTTGCTTGCagctgtagggaaaaaaaataaatcagtactTCAGTGAAAATGGTGTCCTAATTTCTGTGCTGAAATACAAAGCTTCTGTCACTTACACATCTTgtcaggaaaaaaggaaacagttAAATAAATGCTGACTTCTAAAACTGAAAGTCAAAGTATCgattaaaaaaatcactgaagtgtctgattttaaaatacttcagcTCTACCCTCAAGACTTGTGAACTAAACaatgaagaaaattttgaacAAAAGGCCTCAAGGAATTCTGGCAGATAAGACAAACTAAGCATTCTTGTAACATGTCCTGGGTTTTGAGAGATTGTTATGAAATGACTAaagaaatgaaatataaaaCAAATCTGATCTTAAAAGCAGTGAAAATCCAATAATGGTTTGCATCTTACTGCTTAGAGTGATAAAATGAGactattaaattaatttcagttaAGGCTGTTAAACAgattctgcagtgctgctcagatCCATatttaaaaatggcaaaatttaaTCCTGGACAGACATCGCCTGTCCTTTGGAGCTACTTGAAGGAATTAATTTTGCTCATGACTGCTTGCACATCTGAGAGAGAGGATATTGAATTGAGCCCCAGGATGAGCACAGGGTTGATTCAGGGGCTGGATGAGGATGAAGCATTGTGGTGTTGGGTGCGATGACCTCCAGCCCGTGTGTGTCCTGCTGCTGAGGGCCATTTTCAgaggactgggatgggactgctTTTCCTGTGTGCTATAATCAGTGTTTCTGTGCCCTCAGCTCCTACCGTGTCCCTCACGAGCTCTGTGTTGACAAACACAACCCTCCAGTGCCATCAAGCCTGGAGCCACTggtgcagggcagaggggctctCAATGTGCCCACGCTGCTGTAGCCAGACCCATCCTTTGGGAATTGTCCCTAGGAGGAGTGATGCCTCAGATtttagattttatatttttcagattctgtgctgctttagtgtgtatttctgagcttcatatttcGGCAtagtaagctctcttcacagagcagggagacaaaacaattccttctctagctggggaccaaggacaaatgatccaaatctcaggcccaagagcataaacatcgtgggctgaagagagaaaaacaagaaagatgGGACtcggacaattaactccaatgtGCAAATGGACCAAAAGTTATACAAGTGTGAGGCCCCGTGACTGGTCATCCATTTTGTgcccattttggttcatcttgggtgtagccctggccaggctcttgtgctgcccgaGGTGCATCCATTGAGGCCTTCCAATAAACAGAGGCCTTCTACTTCATTCTTTAGCTCTGcccagtctctgttctaggtcagccttcacagggCATCAGGGGCAGTGGCACTTACCAGGCCATGGAAATCACTGCCACAGGGGGCAGGAGCCACCAGTAGTAGTCCCCTTTGTCAGAGTAGACGGCCATGAGCAGGCCCACCAGGATCCCGTTGTAGCCGTGCAGGCCAGCCGCGATGGATGGCCTGCGATGGAGACAATTGTGAGACAGAAAGCTTTGCTGAAGGCAGCCCGTCTCTGGGGCCCACGGAAATGCAATTTGTAAGTGTCCTGCCCCTGGTGAGGGGGTGAGAAAGCAGTGGGATTACTGATGTACTGCCTTGCACTGGTGTGTGGAAGTGGAAAGTTTGGGGACTGCTGGGTGATGGAGGGGGATCCTTGTGACTCAAAGGACCTTGATGGTTGTGAGGAGGGCTATCAGGGAGAAAGAACTGTGTGTTTTCGGGAGGACAGACAGCCACAGGGGCAGGCCGGCTCTTCTTGGACCACAACTCTGTCTTCACCTGAGTCTTCTGTCTCTAACAAGGTGCAGTGACCCATCAGTGATCTCCAAATGATATCACAACTATCAATTTTTATTAAGTGCATGAGAACACGAGGTGCCACCTACCTCTCTCCAAATAATATCACAATTATCAATTTTTATTAAGTGCACGAGGACATGAGGACACCTACCTGTCCTGACTGAGGGCCAGTGCAGTTAGTGTGGACACAGTGGTTCCAGTGAAGCCTGTGAGCATCCaccaggggctctggatgaaaAGCCCCACTAAAATGATCAGCCCGCTGAGAGGGTTGTTGACAAACATCACCTGAGAGGTCCCTCGCAAGATCCAGTCCACCAGCTGAACCATTAAGGGCTTGTCTGGAAGAGATCAAAGCAAAACACTGTTGACAAGGCATCATTTTAGCCAAGCACAATCTCTGCAGCCCCTTTCTGGGCACAGAACAGAGGTGAAATATTGACAGGTCTGTAAAAAGATCTCTGATTGATTGTTGTCTCTGCATATTTTGCATCTGGCACTTGAGAACTAATAGGGATGTACAGGGCACTGCTATAAAATTTAGGGAGGGACAGAGAAAAAAGTGATTTATTTATAGTGGTCAGAGAATAGTCAATAGATTATTTGCACGGTAGATCACTTTAGATTATGCTGTAAATCAATAAGGAGACAGACTCTTTTGGTGTATAACTCAAATGCAGAGGGGGACTCTGAAAATACTTTGTATATATATGGGGAAATATGAAAAAGAAGTGATTTTGCTGTTTTAGGAAGAAAATCAGCAATCCTGAACATGGAGGTATGGTGTATATAGGAGATGGGCGTCACAGGTttctaaaaaatgttttgagaGCTAAAGAATCTAAATTAGAAAGCAATAATTATAGCTTGGACAGTACTGAAGGCAAAGAGACATTTCCAGAGGACAAAGAGTTATTGCTCTTTGGAGAAGGTTATTGAACGTGGACAGAGTAAACAGACACCAAGCACAGATACCTCAGGTGTATGCAGGGGAAGGTGGGATGAAGGCACTGCA
Encoded here:
- the LOC135289831 gene encoding urea transporter 2-like; its protein translation is MELGEIVVTEHPNERELYKKEMPRAHDLLWRSGNWIHHSFGYLTGEMNEYGEWMKNKPLMVQLVDWILRGTSQVMFVNNPLSGLIILVGLFIQSPWWMLTGFTGTTVSTLTALALSQDRPSIAAGLHGYNGILVGLLMAVYSDKGDYYWWLLPPVAVISMACPVLSSALGSIFSKWDLPVFTLPFNIVVTLYLAATGHYNPFFPTTLIKPVAAVPNITWSDINVPLLLQSIPVGIGQVYGCGNPWTGGIFLVALLISSPLICLHAAIGSAVGMFAALSIASPFDSIYLGLHNYNCALACIAIGGMFYALTWQTHLLSLACALFCAYSGAALANALAVLGLPVCTWPFCLSALLFLLITSENPAIYKMPLCKVTHPEANRIYYLRMRRRASESRREEQKRKEQKPSEGSKIISGGTPLCTPKSRHAH